One genomic window of Actinoalloteichus hoggarensis includes the following:
- a CDS encoding Rid family hydrolase produces the protein MSTVTFGITPGFGEKLHDALGYSGAVRVGDRVEISGQAGVDDDLVIPDALEDEIVQAFDNVERTLATVGASWKDVIHVNSYHKVAPGDDVIGADHNMVMAEQFRRRLDGRAPIWTETGVTVLGLAAMRVEIRVTAIVGSGAGSGD, from the coding sequence ATGAGCACCGTCACCTTCGGCATCACCCCGGGCTTCGGCGAGAAGCTGCACGACGCCCTCGGCTACAGCGGAGCCGTTCGCGTCGGCGACCGGGTCGAGATCTCCGGTCAGGCCGGGGTGGACGACGACCTGGTCATCCCCGACGCGCTGGAGGACGAGATCGTCCAGGCCTTCGACAACGTGGAGCGGACCCTGGCCACGGTCGGCGCGAGCTGGAAGGACGTGATCCACGTCAACTCCTATCACAAGGTCGCGCCGGGGGACGACGTCATCGGCGCCGATCACAACATGGTCATGGCCGAGCAGTTCCGCCGTCGCCTCGACGGCCGCGCGCCGATCTGGACCGAGACCGGAGTCACGGTCCTCGGCCTCGCCGCCATGCGGGTGGAGATCCGCGTGACCGCCATCGTCGGCTCCGGTGCAGGCTCCGGCGACTGA
- the treZ gene encoding malto-oligosyltrehalose trehalohydrolase translates to MADFAVWAPQRQTVTLYTEDGRHPMRRTEGGWWRASLPEAGHGTAYGFGLDGEPPLPDPRSRWQPDGVHGLSRVYDHGRFDWRTEGWTGRPLPGGVVYELHIGTFTSAGTFDAAVERLDHLVELGVDFVEVLPVNSFDGPAGWGYDGVAWSAVQEGYGGPDGFKRFVDACHGRGLAVLLDVVYNHLGPSGAYLDRFGPYFAGSTVWGPSVNLDGTDSDEVRRLIVDNALGWLRDFRVDGLRLDAVHALRDQRAVPLLEELSVAVDGLAAHLGRPLTLIAESDLNDPRLVTPREAGGYGLHAQWDDDLHHCLHAALTGERQGYYADFGSLRALADTLRGVFFHADTRSSFRGRDHGRAVDVHRVPGHRFLIYLQNHDQIGNRAAGDRISESLSRGLLACGAALMLCAPYTPMLFMGEEWGASTPWQFFASFPDPVLADAVRTGRRAEFGAHGWDEADVPDPLDPATVTRSTLDWSEPTRSGHRELLDVYRRLIALRRTHPELTDPRLDRLGVDVDEERRWIVLRRGGLRLVCNLSDSAQAVPTGGTVGDVLFAVPGLEPRPKAGAELDLGPESFALVRVGGHSG, encoded by the coding sequence ATGGCGGACTTCGCGGTCTGGGCACCGCAGCGACAGACGGTCACCCTGTACACCGAGGACGGGCGACATCCGATGCGCCGCACCGAGGGCGGGTGGTGGCGGGCATCGCTTCCCGAGGCCGGGCACGGCACCGCCTATGGTTTCGGGCTCGACGGCGAGCCGCCGCTGCCCGACCCGAGGTCGCGCTGGCAGCCCGACGGCGTGCACGGCCTGTCCAGGGTCTACGACCACGGCCGGTTCGACTGGCGGACCGAGGGCTGGACGGGACGGCCGCTGCCCGGCGGCGTGGTCTACGAGCTGCACATCGGCACCTTCACCTCGGCGGGGACCTTCGACGCCGCCGTCGAACGGCTGGATCACCTCGTCGAGCTGGGCGTCGACTTCGTGGAGGTGCTCCCCGTCAACTCCTTCGACGGCCCGGCGGGCTGGGGTTACGACGGCGTCGCATGGTCGGCGGTGCAGGAGGGCTACGGCGGGCCCGACGGGTTCAAGCGCTTCGTCGACGCCTGCCACGGGCGGGGTCTCGCCGTGCTGCTCGACGTCGTCTACAACCATCTCGGCCCGTCCGGCGCCTACCTCGACCGCTTCGGCCCGTACTTCGCGGGCAGCACGGTGTGGGGGCCGTCGGTCAACCTCGACGGCACGGACTCCGACGAGGTCCGTCGGCTGATCGTCGACAACGCGCTCGGCTGGCTTCGTGACTTCCGGGTGGACGGCCTGCGGCTGGACGCGGTGCACGCCCTGCGCGATCAGCGGGCGGTCCCGCTGCTGGAGGAGCTGTCCGTCGCGGTCGACGGGCTGGCCGCGCACCTGGGTCGGCCGCTGACGCTGATCGCCGAGTCCGATCTCAACGATCCTCGGCTGGTCACACCCCGTGAGGCCGGCGGCTACGGGCTGCACGCTCAGTGGGACGACGACCTCCACCACTGTCTGCATGCCGCCCTCACCGGCGAACGGCAGGGCTACTACGCCGACTTCGGCTCGCTGCGGGCCCTGGCCGACACGCTGCGCGGCGTCTTCTTCCACGCCGACACGAGATCCTCGTTTCGAGGGCGCGACCACGGGCGGGCGGTAGACGTCCATCGCGTGCCCGGGCATCGTTTCCTGATCTACCTCCAGAATCACGATCAGATCGGCAATCGCGCCGCGGGCGATCGGATCTCGGAGTCCCTCTCCCGCGGCCTGCTGGCCTGTGGTGCGGCGTTGATGCTGTGCGCGCCGTACACGCCGATGCTCTTCATGGGCGAGGAGTGGGGCGCGAGCACCCCGTGGCAGTTCTTCGCCTCGTTTCCCGATCCGGTGCTCGCCGACGCGGTGCGCACCGGCAGGCGGGCGGAGTTCGGCGCCCACGGATGGGACGAGGCCGACGTGCCCGATCCGCTCGACCCCGCGACGGTCACCCGGTCGACGTTGGACTGGTCGGAGCCGACGCGGAGCGGGCATCGCGAACTCCTCGACGTCTACCGGCGGCTCATCGCGCTCCGGCGAACGCATCCCGAGCTGACCGACCCTCGGCTGGACCGCCTCGGCGTCGACGTCGACGAGGAGCGGCGCTGGATCGTGCTGCGGCGGGGCGGCCTGCGGCTGGTCTGCAACCTGTCGGACTCGGCGCAGGCGGTCCCGACCGGCGGCACGGTCGGAGACGTCCTGTTCGCCGTCCCCGGCCTGGAACCGCGGCCGAAGGCCGGAGCCGAGCTCGATCTCGGTCCGGAGTCCTTCGCCCTGGTCCGCGTCGGCGGGCACTCGGGCTGA
- a CDS encoding M23 family metallopeptidase: protein MPRTHRRSGHLSTPAATEYRTNSTSTGGAHRAPRRGAGKAVIASALAGAFLLGGQPLVAGAGTQQGEVTTVAEQNAATLAELSEKRQLPRITPSVLPVFHDVNPTLELSRLVRAAKLEADRVAEEERVAAEEAAVAEEEAAAEAAAAEEAAAEEAAAEATAAQEQAAADEEAAEARVAEEAAPAQASPEFAKPTTGTFTSGFGARWGTTHYGIDIANSIGTPIVSATSGTVINAGSASGFGQWVRVQADDGTITVYGHIETYSVSVGQRVAAGEQIATMGNRGQSTGPHLHFEVHVNGQKIDPQPWLAARGISVQ, encoded by the coding sequence ATGCCCCGAACCCACCGCAGATCCGGGCACCTCAGCACCCCGGCGGCGACGGAGTACCGCACGAACTCCACGTCCACCGGAGGGGCCCACCGCGCACCCCGCCGAGGCGCGGGCAAGGCCGTCATCGCCTCCGCGCTGGCGGGCGCGTTCCTGCTGGGCGGCCAGCCGCTGGTGGCAGGTGCCGGCACTCAGCAGGGCGAGGTCACCACCGTGGCCGAGCAGAACGCCGCGACGCTGGCCGAGCTGAGTGAGAAGCGCCAGCTGCCGAGGATCACCCCGTCGGTGCTTCCGGTGTTCCACGACGTCAACCCCACCCTGGAACTGAGCAGGCTGGTCCGTGCCGCCAAGCTGGAGGCGGACCGGGTCGCCGAGGAAGAGCGCGTCGCCGCCGAGGAGGCCGCGGTCGCCGAGGAGGAGGCCGCCGCCGAGGCCGCCGCCGCTGAGGAGGCCGCCGCGGAAGAGGCTGCCGCCGAGGCGACCGCCGCGCAGGAGCAGGCCGCCGCCGACGAGGAGGCCGCCGAGGCACGGGTCGCCGAGGAGGCCGCCCCCGCACAGGCCTCGCCCGAGTTCGCCAAGCCGACCACGGGCACCTTCACCTCCGGCTTCGGCGCACGCTGGGGCACCACGCACTACGGCATCGACATCGCCAACTCCATCGGCACGCCGATCGTGTCGGCCACCAGCGGCACCGTCATCAACGCGGGCTCGGCCAGCGGCTTCGGCCAGTGGGTCCGGGTCCAGGCCGACGACGGCACGATCACCGTCTACGGTCACATCGAGACCTACTCGGTGAGCGTCGGCCAGCGGGTCGCCGCAGGCGAGCAGATCGCGACCATGGGCAACCGCGGCCAGTCCACCGGCCCGCACCTGCACTTCGAGGTGCACGTCAACGGACAGAAGATCGACCCGCAGCCGTGGCTCGCCGCCCGCGGCATCTCGGTCCAGTAA
- the glgX gene encoding glycogen debranching protein GlgX, with amino-acid sequence MQPWPGTAYPLGASYDGAGTNFAVFSEVADTVELCLFDEDDAETRIALYEVDGFVHHCYLPGVGPGQRYGYRVTGPYAPAEGLRCNPNKLLIDPYAKSVDGTLDWHESLFGYHFADADRRNDLDSAAYLPKSVVINPYFDWGMDRLPKTPYNETVIYEAHVRGLTISHPDIPAELRGTYAGLAHPVMIDHLTRLGITAVELMPVHHFVADHHLVQRGLTNYWGYNTLGFFAPHSGYASAGGRGAQVPEFKAMVRSLHEAGIEVILDVVYNHTAEGNHLGPTLSMRGIDNAAYYRLMEDDPRYYRDYTGTGNSMNVRNPHTLQLIMDSLRYWVEEMHVDGFRFDLASTLAREFYDVDRLSSFFDLVQQDPLISQVKLIAEPWDVGPGGYQVGNFPPLWTEWNGKYRDTVRDFWRGEPGTLGEFASRFTGSSDLYQDDGRRPYASINFVTAHDGFTLDDLVSYDSKHNEANGEDGRDGENDNRSWNCGAEGPIDDPAINELRARQRRNLLATLLLSQGTPMLLHGDELGRTQRGNNNAYCQDNDVSWVDWSRAADHEDLVDFVSALNRLRRNHPVFRRRRFFAGRPIRTGDELRDLAWFTPSGDEMTEHDWDVPFGRAVTVFLNGDGIPDRDRRGERVTDDSFLLCFNAHGQELEVTLPGPDYGLEWTVVVDTASGAVHGSTADTVSGARAGSPAVQIRSILASEVLVVPARSLIVMQRTEENT; translated from the coding sequence ATGCAGCCGTGGCCGGGTACCGCCTATCCGCTGGGCGCGTCCTACGACGGTGCCGGGACCAACTTCGCGGTCTTCTCCGAGGTGGCCGACACGGTGGAGCTGTGCCTGTTCGACGAGGACGACGCGGAGACCCGGATCGCGCTGTACGAGGTCGACGGCTTCGTACACCACTGCTATCTGCCCGGCGTCGGCCCGGGCCAGCGGTACGGCTACCGAGTCACCGGGCCGTACGCCCCGGCCGAGGGACTGCGCTGCAACCCGAACAAGCTGCTCATCGACCCGTACGCCAAATCCGTGGATGGCACGCTCGACTGGCACGAATCGCTCTTCGGCTACCACTTCGCCGATGCCGACCGGCGCAACGACCTCGACTCGGCCGCGTACCTCCCGAAGTCCGTGGTCATCAACCCGTACTTCGACTGGGGGATGGACCGGCTCCCCAAGACGCCGTACAACGAGACCGTCATCTACGAGGCGCACGTCCGGGGTCTCACCATCTCCCACCCCGACATCCCGGCGGAGCTGCGCGGCACCTATGCCGGACTCGCGCACCCGGTGATGATCGATCACCTCACCCGCCTGGGGATCACGGCCGTGGAGCTGATGCCGGTGCATCACTTCGTGGCCGATCACCACCTCGTGCAGCGCGGCCTGACCAACTACTGGGGCTACAACACTCTCGGCTTCTTCGCCCCGCACAGCGGTTACGCCTCGGCGGGCGGGCGCGGCGCCCAGGTCCCCGAGTTCAAGGCGATGGTCCGCTCCCTGCACGAAGCAGGCATCGAGGTCATCCTGGACGTCGTCTACAACCACACGGCGGAGGGCAACCACCTCGGGCCGACGCTGTCCATGCGCGGCATCGACAACGCCGCCTACTACCGGCTGATGGAGGACGATCCGCGGTACTACCGGGACTACACCGGCACGGGGAACTCGATGAACGTCCGGAATCCGCACACCCTGCAACTCATCATGGACTCGCTGCGCTACTGGGTGGAGGAGATGCACGTCGACGGCTTCCGTTTCGACCTCGCCTCGACCCTGGCCAGGGAGTTCTACGATGTGGACCGCCTCAGCTCCTTCTTCGACCTGGTCCAGCAGGACCCGTTGATCAGCCAGGTCAAGCTGATCGCCGAGCCGTGGGACGTCGGCCCCGGCGGTTATCAGGTCGGCAACTTCCCGCCGCTGTGGACCGAGTGGAACGGCAAGTACCGCGACACGGTGCGCGACTTCTGGCGCGGGGAGCCCGGCACGCTCGGCGAGTTCGCCTCCCGGTTCACCGGTTCCAGCGACCTCTACCAGGACGACGGACGCAGGCCCTACGCCTCGATCAACTTCGTCACCGCGCACGACGGCTTCACCCTCGACGACCTCGTCTCCTACGACTCCAAGCACAACGAGGCCAACGGCGAGGACGGCCGCGACGGCGAGAACGACAACCGCTCGTGGAACTGCGGGGCGGAGGGCCCGATCGACGACCCGGCGATCAACGAGCTGCGGGCCCGACAACGCCGCAATCTCCTCGCCACCCTGCTGCTGTCGCAGGGCACCCCGATGCTGCTGCACGGCGACGAGCTCGGTCGAACCCAGCGGGGCAACAACAACGCCTACTGCCAGGACAACGACGTCTCCTGGGTCGACTGGTCGCGGGCGGCGGACCATGAGGACCTCGTCGACTTCGTCTCGGCGCTGAACCGCCTACGCCGAAACCACCCGGTGTTCCGCAGGCGACGCTTCTTCGCGGGCAGGCCCATCCGCACGGGCGACGAGCTGCGGGACCTCGCCTGGTTCACCCCCTCAGGGGACGAGATGACCGAGCACGACTGGGACGTCCCCTTCGGCAGGGCGGTGACGGTGTTCCTCAACGGCGACGGCATCCCCGATCGGGACCGTCGGGGCGAGCGGGTCACCGACGACTCGTTCCTCCTGTGCTTCAACGCCCACGGGCAGGAGCTGGAGGTCACGCTGCCCGGCCCCGACTACGGCCTCGAGTGGACCGTCGTGGTGGACACCGCGTCCGGTGCGGTCCACGGCTCGACGGCGGACACGGTCAGCGGGGCCAGGGCGGGCTCGCCTGCCGTCCAGATCCGTTCGATCCTGGCGAGCGAGGTGCTCGTCGTCCCGGCCCGTTCCTTGATCGTGATGCAGCGTACGGAGGAGAACACGTGA
- a CDS encoding MarR family winged helix-turn-helix transcriptional regulator: MSSTGGPQDRTGDRADGAEPRWLDEQEKAAWTGLISLVLLLPGRLESPLRQDHGLTLFEYLVLSHLSEAPGRTLRMGELAFLASGSLSRLSNVVKRCEQRGWIERAPDPTDGRYTLAQLTDAGFDLVRLAAPTHLRAVRRIVLDALDTADQQALARIAQRLRIVPDDFA; encoded by the coding sequence ATGAGCAGCACCGGAGGGCCCCAGGACCGCACGGGCGACCGCGCGGACGGTGCGGAGCCGCGATGGCTCGACGAACAGGAGAAGGCGGCGTGGACGGGGCTGATCTCCCTCGTCCTCCTGCTGCCCGGCAGGCTGGAGTCGCCGCTACGACAGGACCACGGCCTCACGCTGTTCGAGTACCTCGTGCTCAGCCACCTCTCCGAGGCCCCCGGGCGCACGCTGCGAATGGGCGAACTGGCCTTCCTCGCCAGCGGATCGCTCTCCCGACTGTCCAACGTCGTCAAACGCTGCGAACAGCGCGGCTGGATCGAGCGGGCCCCCGACCCGACCGACGGCCGTTACACCCTCGCCCAGCTCACCGACGCAGGCTTCGACCTCGTGCGCCTGGCGGCGCCCACTCACCTGCGGGCCGTACGCCGCATCGTCCTCGACGCGCTCGACACCGCCGACCAGCAGGCCCTGGCGCGGATCGCCCAGCGACTCCGCATCGTCCCCGACGACTTCGCCTGA
- the treY gene encoding malto-oligosyltrehalose synthase — MTVPTSTYRLQLGPEQTFDQARALVDYLRDLGVGALYVSPVLTAVPGSTHGYDMVDPTRAAPVLGGESARKALADRLRDRGLGLVVDVVPNHMGVAVPAANPWWWEVLREGSAAVHADYFDIDFSRGPILLPVLADDGDGGAAALADLRVADGVLRYHEHEFPLAEGTAATPDGATPAAAAAAVHERQHYRLVSWRRGGAELTYRRFFDISTLAAIRVEDPTVFAATHGELLRWVEEGEVTGLRIDHPDGLADPGEYLRRLREAAPDAWLVVEKILAPAESLPASWPVDGTTGYEVLREVCGLFVDPAGEAPLTALAQELSAPESAAACADPHGTESACKHFAAAEVLGAELDRIAGLVTTLPVCPDRETARSAALELLRSFPVYRSYLPEGRAALDEAVVVARAHRPELGSVIDAIAEEMTARPREELATRVQQTSGMVTAKGVEDTAYYRFNRFVALNEVGGDPARFGVSPAEFHAAAQGRAAGLPTTMTSLSTHDTKRSEDVRARLAVLSELPSEWGDALRRWTARHPLPEASLNLLGWQCLLGAWPIGEDRLRDYLAKAAKEAKLGTSWTAPDADFDAAVAAWPGAVLGDERTVAEIAAFAERVTGPGWSNSLGQKLIQTAGPGVPDVYQGTELWDLSLVDPDNRRPVDFDARRDLLARLDQGFRPEVDRSGAAKLLVTSRVLRLRRDEPELFTGYRPLTADGPAARHAVAFARGGRHAALVAVATRLPVGLANSGGWRDTILAMPDGRASWIDVISGERVDAAAPLLGDVLARYPVALLRRD; from the coding sequence GTGACGGTCCCGACCTCGACCTACCGGCTCCAGCTCGGGCCGGAGCAGACCTTCGACCAGGCGCGGGCGCTCGTCGACTACCTGCGGGATCTCGGAGTCGGCGCCCTGTACGTGTCGCCGGTGCTGACCGCGGTCCCCGGCTCCACGCACGGATACGACATGGTCGACCCGACGCGGGCGGCCCCCGTCCTGGGCGGCGAGTCGGCCCGCAAGGCCCTGGCCGACCGGCTGCGCGACCGCGGCCTCGGTCTGGTGGTCGACGTGGTGCCCAACCACATGGGCGTCGCCGTGCCCGCCGCGAATCCGTGGTGGTGGGAGGTGCTGCGTGAGGGCAGCGCGGCCGTGCACGCCGACTACTTCGACATCGACTTCTCCCGGGGGCCGATCCTGCTGCCGGTCCTCGCCGACGACGGCGACGGCGGCGCGGCGGCCTTGGCCGACCTGCGAGTGGCCGACGGCGTGCTGCGCTATCACGAGCACGAGTTCCCGCTGGCCGAGGGCACCGCGGCGACGCCGGACGGCGCGACGCCCGCGGCGGCCGCCGCCGCGGTGCACGAGCGACAGCACTACCGGCTCGTCTCCTGGCGGCGGGGCGGCGCGGAGCTGACCTATCGCCGGTTCTTCGACATCAGCACGCTGGCGGCGATCCGGGTGGAGGACCCCACCGTGTTCGCGGCCACCCATGGCGAACTGCTGCGCTGGGTCGAGGAGGGCGAGGTCACCGGGCTGCGCATCGATCACCCGGACGGTCTGGCCGATCCGGGCGAGTATCTCCGCAGGCTGCGCGAGGCCGCGCCGGACGCCTGGCTCGTGGTGGAGAAGATCCTGGCACCCGCCGAGTCGCTGCCCGCGTCCTGGCCGGTCGACGGCACCACCGGCTACGAGGTGCTCCGCGAGGTGTGCGGACTCTTCGTGGATCCGGCGGGCGAGGCGCCGCTGACCGCTCTGGCGCAGGAGCTGTCGGCTCCCGAGTCGGCGGCCGCGTGCGCGGACCCGCACGGCACGGAGTCGGCCTGCAAGCACTTCGCCGCCGCCGAGGTGCTCGGCGCCGAGCTGGACCGCATCGCAGGCCTGGTCACCACGCTGCCCGTGTGCCCGGACCGGGAGACGGCTCGGTCCGCCGCGCTCGAGCTGCTGCGGTCGTTCCCGGTCTATCGCAGCTACCTTCCGGAGGGGCGCGCGGCGCTCGACGAGGCGGTGGTCGTCGCGCGGGCACACCGGCCCGAGCTGGGTTCGGTGATCGACGCGATCGCCGAGGAGATGACGGCCCGCCCGCGCGAGGAGCTGGCGACACGGGTACAGCAGACCTCGGGCATGGTGACGGCCAAGGGCGTGGAGGACACCGCCTACTACCGGTTCAACCGCTTCGTCGCGCTCAACGAGGTCGGCGGCGATCCGGCGCGCTTCGGGGTCTCGCCCGCCGAGTTCCACGCCGCCGCGCAGGGCAGAGCGGCGGGGCTGCCCACCACCATGACGTCGTTGTCCACCCACGACACCAAGCGCTCCGAGGACGTCCGGGCCCGATTGGCGGTGCTCTCCGAGCTGCCGTCGGAGTGGGGCGATGCGCTGCGCCGTTGGACCGCGCGGCATCCCCTGCCGGAGGCGAGCCTGAACCTGCTCGGCTGGCAGTGCCTGCTCGGCGCCTGGCCGATCGGCGAGGACCGGCTGCGGGACTACCTCGCCAAGGCCGCCAAGGAGGCCAAGCTGGGCACCAGCTGGACCGCACCGGACGCCGACTTCGACGCCGCCGTCGCCGCCTGGCCCGGCGCCGTGCTCGGCGACGAGCGGACCGTCGCCGAGATCGCGGCCTTCGCCGAGCGCGTCACCGGTCCCGGCTGGTCGAACTCGCTGGGACAGAAGCTGATCCAGACGGCGGGACCGGGAGTGCCGGACGTGTACCAGGGCACGGAGCTGTGGGATCTGTCGCTGGTCGACCCGGACAATCGGCGTCCGGTGGACTTCGACGCCCGCCGGGACCTGTTGGCGCGGCTCGACCAGGGGTTCCGACCGGAGGTCGATCGGTCGGGCGCGGCGAAGCTGCTGGTGACCTCGCGGGTGCTGCGCCTGCGCCGCGACGAGCCGGAGCTCTTCACCGGCTATCGGCCGCTCACCGCGGACGGCCCGGCCGCCCGGCACGCCGTGGCCTTCGCCAGGGGAGGCCGACACGCCGCACTCGTGGCGGTGGCCACCCGCCTGCCGGTCGGGCTGGCGAACTCGGGCGGCTGGCGCGACACGATCCTGGCCATGCCCGACGGTCGAGCCTCCTGGATCGACGTGATCAGCGGGGAACGGGTCGACGCCGCCGCGCCGCTGCTGGGCGACGTCCTGGCCCGTTATCCGGTGGCGCTGCTGCGGCGAGACTGA